GGATTGCTTGTCCAGCAGCCGCAGCACCACGCGCTCGCCGTGTATCCCCGGCAGCGTGGAAACCCGCACGTCCACTGCGCGGCCTGCGATTCGCAGGGAAATGCGGCCGTCCTGCGGCAGGCGTTTCTCGGCGATGTCCAGGTCCGCCATGACCTTTGCGCGGGAGATCACCAGCGGGCTCAGACCCCGGCGGAGCTTGAGCGTTTCGCGGAGGACGCCGTCAATGCGGAAGCGCACGTTCAGGTTGAATTCCCCCGGTTCCAGGTGCACGTCGGAGGCGCTGGTCCGGATCGCGGACGCCAGCACCGCGTTCAGCAGCCGGATGATCGGGGCGTCGTTCTCGCTGTCGAGCAGGTCGGAAGGAGCCGGAAGCTCCCGCGCCAGCGCGCCCAGTTCGGTGTCCTCGTCGAGGTCCTCGGCAATCGACAGCGCGCTGTCGGCGCCGCTTTCGTAACGCGCCCTCAGGCGGCGGTCGAATTCTTCCGCGTCAATCAGTTTCGGCCGCAACGGCCGGCGCACGACGCGGCCGGCCTCGGCCAGCCCGGCCAGTCCCGCACCGGCCCGGACCAGCGCGATCAGTTCACCATCCGGTCCCGGCGCAAGCAGCACCCCATGGCGCTGCGCGAAGCTGAAGGGCAGGGCGTTCAATCGGAATCGGTGCTTTCGGCCTCTTTGGTGCCGGCCTTGTCTTCGTCCTCGTCGCCGATATTGAAGGCATTCTCAAGCTCGGGCATTGGCGTACTCCCGCCCGAGAAGGACTGTGCGAGTTGCTGTCGGCGCAGGTAGTCGTACTTGACGTTGGTGGCCGCGTCCGCCTGGGCCGAGTCGCGCAGGATGGTTGGACGGATGAACAGCATCAGGTTGGTCTTCTCGCGGGTCTGGCCGCTGGCGCGGAACAGCGCGCCGATCAGCGGCAGGTTGCCCAGCACGGGCACGGACTGGCGGCTCTCCCGGATCTTGTCCTGGATCAGGCCTCCCAGCACCAGCGTTCCGCCGTCTTCGACGATTACCGCCGTCGTCAATTCGCGGGTATTGGTTACCAGGTCCACGGCGCCCGCCACCGACGGCGCCAGTTCGGACAGCGTCTGGTCGATCTCCAGCCGCACCGCGTCGCCCTGGTTGATTCTCGGCGTGATCGTGAGCGTGAGGCCGATGTCATTGCGGCCCACAGTCGTAAACGGCCGGATCTGTCCGTCCGCGCTGCTGGGGTTGATGCCCGAACTGGCGTAACTGCCGGTGATGAAGGGCACGTTCTGGCCTACGTTGATCGTGGCTTCCTGGTTGTCCAGCGTGACTACCATCGGGGTTCCCAGGATATTGGACCCGGCCGTATTCTCCACGGCGCTGATCAGGGCCGCGAAGCTCAGACCATCGTCGCGCACGCGCCCGACCGCGAAGCCGGCGCCCGGCCCCAGCGCTTCCGCCGCCACCGCCCGGCCCTGGTCGGTACCGGAAAGGGACCCTGCCACCAGTTCGCGCAGACTGGTCCCCGAGGCCGGGAAATCGGTGCTGCCCAGCACGCGCTGGGGGTCGTAGGCCGCCCAGTTGACGCCGAGCTGGTTGGCCCGATCTGCGCTGACCTCGGCGATCAGGACCTCGACCAGCACCTGCGCGCGCCGGATATCGAGCTGGTCCACCACGGCCACGATGTGCCGCATGGTCGTCGGCGGAGCGTCGATGATCAGTGCGTTGGTCGCCTCGTCGGCCGAGACCAGTATCCTTTCGCCCTCGCCGGCCCGGTCGGCAAACTGCGTCGAGAGTTTTTCGGAAAGACTCGCCGCATCGGCGTAGTTCAGATACCTGACCCGCGTGTTTCCGCCCTCCAGCGAAGGCGTATCCAGGTGCGCGACCAGGGCCCTGAGTTCCAGGCGCCGATTCTGCTCGCCGCCCAGCAGCACGCTGTTGGTGCGGTCATCCGCTACCGCCAGGTTGAAGGCTGTGTCCGCTCCCACCGCCATTTCGTTCAGAACGCGAACGATGTCCCGCGCGCTGGCGTGTTCCAGCGGGATGACTTCAACGGGCTGGTCGTTCTTCTGATCGATGCGCCCGATTACCCGAGCCACCTTGTTCACGTTGGAGCCGCGGTCGGAAAGGATCAGTACGTTGGTCGGCGGGTGGGCCGCCACGTGCGCGCCGGGCGACATCATCGGGCGGACGATCGGCACCAGGCCCTGAGCGTCCACGTTGGTCACGGGCAGTACGAGGGTGCGAAGTTCGTCGTTCGCCGACGACTCCGGGCCGGCGCCGGCGAGGATCCGCATCGTACGGTCCGGAGAAAGACGGATGACCGGCCCCGAGGGCACGGCGACGATCCCGTGAGCGCTCAGCATCGAAAGGAAGGCCTGGTAGTAAGCCTCGGGGGACAAGGGCTGCGATCCGAAAAGATTGACCTTCCGGTCCGCGCCAACAAGGGGGTCGATCACGAAGTTCCTGCCGGTGGCTTCGGCAACGGCCTCCACCACCTCCTGCAGGTCCGTGTTCCGGTAGTTCAGACGGACCGTGTCCTGCTGCGCCGACATCGCGCCGGCGAGCATCAGGACGGTCGCCGCCGGCCACCGCCGGACAGGTTTCTTTCGAATAGGACTCATCTGCATACCCTCACATGGCCAGCAGGCCGAAGTTTCCGCTTCCCACGGTTATTTCCAGCTGTTCCCCGTCGCGCAGTACCGTGAGCATCATATCGTTACCGCCACTCATTTCCCGCCGGGCCTGCGCCAGATTGTCCGGGCCGAATGAAATGCCGTTGACCGCGACCAGGAGGTCGCCCGAGATCAGCCCCAGGCTGTCGAACCATGCCCTGCGCGAGCGGGGTGAAAGCCGGTAGCCTTCCATTCCGCCGTCGGCATTCATGACCGGCTCCATGTTGATCAGTTGCGAGAGCGTCTCCCGCGGGAGCGTCAGCCGATCGTCGCCGAAGCCGCCCGTGCCGGACAGCGCCGGCCTCCCGCTGGACGACGCGTTCCCGCTCACGGTCAGGCCCGCATCGCTGAGCGGAAGCCGGAGCACATCGGCGCCGCGCCGAAGCAGCACTTCGTGCGGCCGAACTTCCTGCAAACGGATGCCGGTAGCCACGGTGTCGCCCAGGAAATAGGTCTCCGAAATCCCGCCGGTCTCGATGATGGCGTGCGCCAGCTCCCGGTTTGCGGTGGCCACCACGCCGGTGAGGCGAAAATTGCCGTTACGAATGACGGACGGCGCCTGTTCTGCATTGCCGCGCTGAGCGGGCAGGCCGAAGAGGCTGCTGCCGGGCGCGCCCTGGCCGGTCTCCCGGGCCGAAGCTGCGGGCCGGGCGCCTGTTGCAGGCGGCGGTTCGAATTGCGCCATGCCCCAGGCGGTCAACGCGATTTCCACCAGCAGCCACGCCGCCACGCCCATCAGGGCCAGTGCCGGCAAGCGCCACAGCAGTCTGCCGCTATTCTCGAAACTCATGCCAAATATCCACGCTTGCGACGCATTGTTGCAGGGAGATTGTGATAACTTTAGGGCATTATTCCAGATGCCCTGAAGGCATCATTCCGGATGCCGTAGAGGCATCATCCCGCATGCCGGAAATGAACAAGCCAACCAAAAAAGATCGCCTGCCCGATTTCGGCAGCTCCCCGGACACCGAGGTCGCGCCGCCGGAAGTCGATCGCCCATCTCTGTATCGCGTCGTGCTGCTTAACGATGACTATACGCCGATGGAGTTTGTCGTGCAGATGTTACAGAAATTGTTCGGTTACGGACGCGAAAAGGCGACCCGGATCATGCTGGAAGTGCATATGAAGGGACGTGGCGTATGCGGTGTGTTTTCTTTCGAGATCGCCGAGACCCGCGCCGCCCAGGTGCTGGACTACGCGCGCCGCCACGAGCACCCGCTTGCATGCGTGGTCGAGAAAGCCTAGTGTTCGCCCGACGCGATACATAAAGAAAATGCTGAGCCGCGAACTCGAAATCTGCCTGTCCAACGCGCTGGTGCGCGCCCGGGAGAGCCGCCATGAATTCCTGACGGCGGAGCATCTGCTGCTGGCCCTGACCAGCAGTCCGGTCGTGACGGAGATTCTGGCTGCCTGCGAAGCCGACGTGGACGATCTGGCCCGGGCGCTGGAGGAGCATCTCGAGGAGACCATGCCGACTCTGGGCGTGGAAGCGGACCGGCAGACCCGGCCCACGCGCGCGTTCGACCGGATACTCAAGCGCGCCATGGCCCACGTGCAGAACAGCGGCGTCAAGGAAGTCAGCTCCGCCAATGTCCTGGTGGCGCTGTTCGCCGAGAACCAGACATTCGCGGTAAGCGAGCTGAATCGGCAGGGCGTCACGCGCCTGGATGTCGTGAACTACATTTCCCACGGCATTTCGCGGGCCAAACCCTCTCCTGCGGGGGAGCCGGCCGAAGACGATGCCGATGCACGCGGCAAACGCGCGCTGGAGACCTACGCCGCCAACCTCAACGAACGCGCCCGCAACGGCCGGATCGACCCCCTGGTAGGGCGCGCCGGCGAAGTCGAGCGCGCCATGCAGGTGCTCGGCCGCAGGCGCAAGAACAACCCGCTGTTCGTGGGCGACGCCGGCGTTGGCAAGACCGCGCTGGCCGAGGGGCTGGCGCTGATGATGGTCAGCGACGACGTCCCGCCTTCGCTGGACGGATGCACGCTGTATGCGCTGGACATGGGCGCGCTGCTGGCCGGAACGCGCTACCGGGGCGATTTCGAAAAGCGCCTGAAGGCGCTGGTCAACGAACTCGCCGAGGAGGAAGGCGCCATCCTGTTCATCGACGAGATCCATACGGTGATTGGCGCCGGCGCCGCTTCCGGGGGAATGCTGGACGCCTCGAACATCATCAAACCGGTGCTGGCCAACGGCGATCTGCGCTGCATCGGCTCGACGACCTACAAGGAGTACCGCGGCGTATTCGAGCGCGACCGGGCGCTGGCCAGGCGTTTTCAGAAGATCGACGTGCCGGAGCCCACCGTCGAAGAGACCTACGAAATCCTTTGCGGTCTCAAGAGCCGCTTCGAGGACCACCACAAGACCAGCTACAACGACGATGCCCTGCGCGCCGCCGCCGAGCTCTCGGCCCGCCATATCGGCGACCGCTGCCTGCCGGACAAGGCCATCGACGTGGTCGACGAGGCGGGAGCGCGGCTGAAACTCAACGCCACGGAAGACGAGGAGCTGATCGTGGACGTGGGACAGGTGGAGGCGGTGGTGGCGCAGATGGCCGGCATACCGCCCCGTACCGTCTCGGCCTCCGACCGCGAGTTGCTGGAGCAGCTGGAAAGCAATCTGAAGCGCGTGATCTTCGGCCAGGACCCGGCCATCAACGCGCTGTCCTCCGCTATCCGCATGGCCCGGTCCGGTTTGCGCGAAGCCGAAAAGCCGGTCGGCAGCTTCCTGTTTTCCGGCCCCACCGGCGTCGGCAAGACCGAGGTGACGCGCCAGCTTGCCTACTGCCTGGGCCTGGAACTGCTGCGTTTCGACATGTCGGAGTACATGGAGCGCCATACGGCGTCGCGGCTGATCGGGGCGCCGCCGGGCTACGTGGGCTTCGATCAGGGAGGGCAGCTCACCGAAGCCGTCACCCGCCATCCTCATTCGGTACTGCTTCTGGACGAGATCGAGAAGGCGCATCCGGACGTGTTCAACCTGCTGCTGCAGGTCATGGACCACGGCACGCTGACCGACAACAATGGCCGCAAGGCCGATTTCAATCACGTGATCGTGGTCATGACCACCAACGCCGGCGCCCGCGAGGCGGCTCGCGGCTCGATGGGCTTTACGCCGCAGGACCATTCCAGCGACTCGATGTCGGCGATTGAAAGGATGTTCTCGCCTGAGTTCCGCAACCGCCTCGACGGCGTCATTCAGTTTGCCGCGCTGGAGCACGATTCGGTGCTGCGAGTGGTCGAGAAGCTGGTGCTGGAACTCGAGGCGCAATTGCAGGGGAAGAACGTGACCCTGGTGCTGGAGGACGAGGCCCGGGAGTGGATTGCCAGGCGCGGTTATGACCGTAAAATGGGCGCCCGACCCATGGCGCGAGTAATCCAGGAGCACATCAAGAAGCCGCTGGCCGAGCGGATGCTGTTCGGCGACCTGCAGCAGGGCGGGCGCCTGCTGGTGCAACTCGATGAGTCGGGCGAGGGGCTGGCGCTGGAAGTGGATGAGCGTCAGATGGCCGAGGAGGACCAGTGAGGTCTGCGCGGCGATACGGCGCCCCGGCGGAGTAGCGGCTCAATGGCGAAGCAGGAACCGATACAGTTGCAGGGCGTGGTCACGGAGACTCTGCCCAACACGACTTTCCGCGTCACGCTCGATAACGGCCACATGGTGATGGCGCATATTTCCGGCAAGATGCGCAAACACTACATCCGCATCCTCACCGGCGATCGGGTCACGGTGGAATTGACACCCTACGATTTGAGCAAAGGGCGCATCGTCTACAGAGAGAGATGAGCCGCGGGGTAAGCGCTGCGGGCTGGGTTCTGGCAGTCCTGTTGACGGCGGGAGTCGCCCCCGCCGGCGCTCAGCCGGTGACGGCGGAACAGCAACTGGATGAATTGCTCGCCGAAGAGTGGGCGGCCCGGTTGCGCGAGAACCCCCTGCTGGCCACCTCCATGGGCGTCAGCGACTACAACGACCGGCTCCCCGGTGTTTCCGTTGACGATATCGAGCGCCGCAAGCGCAAATCGGTGGCATATGCGGATCGGCTGAATCGGATTGATGTCGACCTGCTTCCCGTGGAACGCAGGATGGATCGGGAACTTTTCGAGTGGATGCTGCGCACCCGCATCGAATCGGCTTCGTTTTACCCCGAGCGGATTCCGTTCATCGCCGACAGCGGCTTTCACTCGGGATTATTGCGCGCGACGGACGGTGTCAGTTTTCGCAAGCTCGGCGATTACGATGATTACCTGCAGCGTTTGCGGGCAATCCCGCGGTACGTGGATCAGAATATCGAGAACATGCGCGCTGGCATTGCCGACGGATTCGTCGCGCCACGCGTGGTGCTGGAAAGCGTGCTGCCTACGGTAACCGCGCCGGCTGGACAGACTGTCGCGCAGAGCGCCTTCTTCGCGCCACTCAGGCGCCTGCCGGATGCGATAGCCGATGCGGACCGCGCCCGGCTGGAGGCCGAAGCCCGCGAGGTCATTGGCCGGCAGGCGCTGCCGGCGCTGGGACGGCTGGCGGAATTTCTGGACACGGAGTACCGGCTGCACGTCCGCGACAGTATCGGCGCTTCGGAGTTGCCCGGCGGGGCGGAATACTACCGACAGCGGATACGCGCCATGACCACGCTCGACCTTTCACCAGATGAAATCCACGAAATCGGATTGTCCGAGGTGGCGCGTATCCGCTCGGAAATGCTTGCCATTGTCGAGGAACTTCAATTCGAGGGCGGCATCGATGCGTTCGTTACGTTTCTGCGCACCGATCCGCGCTTCTATGCCGAGACCGCGGAACAGTTGATCGGCCACGCGTCGCGGATCGCCAAGAAGGTGGACGGCATTCTGCCGGGCTGGTTCAACCTCTTGCCGCGCACGCCGTACGGCATCATGCCCATGCCCGCGGAAATGGCGCCGACCGGAACCACCGCCCGCTACTGGTCCGCACCCCGCGGCGGCAATCGCGGCGGTTATTACTGGTTGAATACCTACGCGCTCGACCAGCGACCTCTCTACGAGCTGCCCGCGCTGACCGTCCACGAGGCGGTTCCGGGCCATCACCTGCAGATTGCGCTGGCGCGCGAACTGGAGGATGTCCCGGAATTTCGCCGGACGCTGGGATTCACTGCCTTTGTGGAAGGTTGGGCGCTGTACACCGAGTGGCTGGGCATCGAAATGGGCGTTTACACCACGCCCTATGAGCATTTCGGCCGCTTGAGCTACGAAATGTGGCGGGCCTGCCGGCTGGTCATCGATAGCGGCATTCACGCCAAGGGCTGGACGCGCGACCGGGCGGTCGCCTTCCTGGCGGACAACACCTCGCTCAGCCTGACCAACGTCGAAAACGAAATCAACCGCTATATCGCCTGGCCGGGCCAGGCCCTGGGCTACAAGCTCGGCGAGCTGAAGATCAAGGAATTGCGCCGGCGGGCCGAAGACGCTCTGGGATCGGAATTTGACGTGCGGGCGTTTCACGACGCCGTGCTGGCCAACGGCGCCCTGCCGCTGCCGATCCTGGAAAGGCAGATCGACCGCTTCATCGCCCGCTCGCTCAATGCCCGCTGAAGCCCTGCGTCCTGGCGGTGCATCGATCCCGCCCTGCTTGTGCCCCCTTCTTCCCGGAGACGCCATCCTGGCTCGATTCTCGCTGTCCTTGCTCCAACGCTCCTGGAAGAAGGGGGCACAAGCAGGGCTACGGCAGTGCCAATCGCAACCGAAATTCCGGAAGCTGGTGAAGTATGCCGGCTAAAGCCACGCCGCTGCGGGACCGGCATCGGGCCTGCGGCGGGCGCCTGGTCGATTTCGCCGGCTGGGAGCTGCCGCTGCACTACGGCTCGCAGGTGGCCGAACATCATGCCGTGCGCCGGGCCGCCGGTGTTTTCGATGTTTCCCATCTGGCCCTGACGATGGTGTCCGGGCGCGGCGCCAAGCCTTATCTGCGCCGCCTGCTGGCCAACGATGTCGATCGCCTGGGAGAGCGGATTGCGGGCCTCTACACCTGTCTCCTGGATGAATCCGGTTGCGTGATCGACGACCTGATTGCCTACCGCCTGACCGATGAGCGCTACCGCGTGGTCAGCAATGCCGCGACCGGGGATTCCGTGCGCGCGCAGATGAAAAAAATCGCGCGCGCGTTTCCCGTAACGCTCGCACCCGAGGAGGACCGGGTCACCCTGGCGGTCCAGGGTCCGCAGGCCATGGAAACAGGCGCCGCGGCGGCCGCGACAGTGCTTGGTGGCGAGTTCGCGACCGAACTGGCCGCGCTGAAGCCGTTCAACGCGATGGAATCGCGCGGCTTCCTCGCTGCGCGCACCGGCTATACGGGCGAGGACGGGTTTGAAATCTATCTGCACGCGGCGACGGGACAAGCGTTGTGGCAGGCGCTGCTCGACGCCGAAGTTGCGCCGTGCGGACTGGGAGCGCGCGACACCTTGCGGCTGGAGGCGGGCCTGTGCCTGTACGGTCAGGACATGGACGACTCGGTTACGCCGCTGCACTGCGGTCTGAAGTGGACCGTGGCGATGGATCCGCCGCAGCGGGACTTCGTGGGCAGGCGCGCGCTGGAGCAATTGGCGGGCAGCGAAGATCTGCCCGCATTCAAGGGCCTGGTACTGAAGAAAAGGGGTATGCTTCGCGCCGGTCAAACGGTGCGGACTCCGCACGGCCCGGGCATCGTGACTAGCGGCGGTTATTCGCCTACCATGGGCGCCTCAATCGGCCTGGCCCGCGTTCCGCGCGGTGCGTATGCCGATTGCGAGGTGGAAATCCGCGGCGCGGGAGCACCATGCGCCGTTGTGAAACCGCCATTCGTGCGCCGCGGCCGCATTCTGGTTGACGCGCAAGACGACAGTGAATAATGAAGAGGAAACAGCAGTGTCAGAAATACCGACCGACCTCAAGTACACCAGCGAACACGAGTGGGTGCGCAGGGAAGACAGCGGGACGCTGGTAGTGGGTCTGACCGACTACGCCCAGGAACAGCTCGGCGATCTGGTCTATGTCGACACGCCGGAGGTTGGAGCGTCATTCGCGGCCGGCGACGTCTGCGCGGTGGTGGAATCGGTCAAGGCGGCCAGCGACATCTATTCGCCCACGGGCGGCGAAGTCGTGGCGGTCAATGAATCGCTCCAGGATTCACCGGAACAGATTTCGAACGATCCTTACGGCGACGGCTGGCTGTTCGAAATGGCGCCG
The sequence above is drawn from the Gammaproteobacteria bacterium genome and encodes:
- the clpA gene encoding ATP-dependent Clp protease ATP-binding subunit ClpA; the protein is MLSRELEICLSNALVRARESRHEFLTAEHLLLALTSSPVVTEILAACEADVDDLARALEEHLEETMPTLGVEADRQTRPTRAFDRILKRAMAHVQNSGVKEVSSANVLVALFAENQTFAVSELNRQGVTRLDVVNYISHGISRAKPSPAGEPAEDDADARGKRALETYAANLNERARNGRIDPLVGRAGEVERAMQVLGRRRKNNPLFVGDAGVGKTALAEGLALMMVSDDVPPSLDGCTLYALDMGALLAGTRYRGDFEKRLKALVNELAEEEGAILFIDEIHTVIGAGAASGGMLDASNIIKPVLANGDLRCIGSTTYKEYRGVFERDRALARRFQKIDVPEPTVEETYEILCGLKSRFEDHHKTSYNDDALRAAAELSARHIGDRCLPDKAIDVVDEAGARLKLNATEDEELIVDVGQVEAVVAQMAGIPPRTVSASDRELLEQLESNLKRVIFGQDPAINALSSAIRMARSGLREAEKPVGSFLFSGPTGVGKTEVTRQLAYCLGLELLRFDMSEYMERHTASRLIGAPPGYVGFDQGGQLTEAVTRHPHSVLLLDEIEKAHPDVFNLLLQVMDHGTLTDNNGRKADFNHVIVVMTTNAGAREAARGSMGFTPQDHSSDSMSAIERMFSPEFRNRLDGVIQFAALEHDSVLRVVEKLVLELEAQLQGKNVTLVLEDEAREWIARRGYDRKMGARPMARVIQEHIKKPLAERMLFGDLQQGGRLLVQLDESGEGLALEVDERQMAEEDQ
- the clpS gene encoding ATP-dependent Clp protease adapter ClpS, with product MNKPTKKDRLPDFGSSPDTEVAPPEVDRPSLYRVVLLNDDYTPMEFVVQMLQKLFGYGREKATRIMLEVHMKGRGVCGVFSFEIAETRAAQVLDYARRHEHPLACVVEKA
- the infA gene encoding translation initiation factor IF-1 translates to MAKQEPIQLQGVVTETLPNTTFRVTLDNGHMVMAHISGKMRKHYIRILTGDRVTVELTPYDLSKGRIVYRER
- the gcvH gene encoding glycine cleavage system protein GcvH; this translates as MSEIPTDLKYTSEHEWVRREDSGTLVVGLTDYAQEQLGDLVYVDTPEVGASFAAGDVCAVVESVKAASDIYSPTGGEVVAVNESLQDSPEQISNDPYGDGWLFEMAPEDEAEWEELLAPDQYEELLDS
- the gcvT gene encoding glycine cleavage system aminomethyltransferase GcvT yields the protein MPAKATPLRDRHRACGGRLVDFAGWELPLHYGSQVAEHHAVRRAAGVFDVSHLALTMVSGRGAKPYLRRLLANDVDRLGERIAGLYTCLLDESGCVIDDLIAYRLTDERYRVVSNAATGDSVRAQMKKIARAFPVTLAPEEDRVTLAVQGPQAMETGAAAAATVLGGEFATELAALKPFNAMESRGFLAARTGYTGEDGFEIYLHAATGQALWQALLDAEVAPCGLGARDTLRLEAGLCLYGQDMDDSVTPLHCGLKWTVAMDPPQRDFVGRRALEQLAGSEDLPAFKGLVLKKRGMLRAGQTVRTPHGPGIVTSGGYSPTMGASIGLARVPRGAYADCEVEIRGAGAPCAVVKPPFVRRGRILVDAQDDSE
- a CDS encoding type II secretion system protein GspD — protein: MQMSPIRKKPVRRWPAATVLMLAGAMSAQQDTVRLNYRNTDLQEVVEAVAEATGRNFVIDPLVGADRKVNLFGSQPLSPEAYYQAFLSMLSAHGIVAVPSGPVIRLSPDRTMRILAGAGPESSANDELRTLVLPVTNVDAQGLVPIVRPMMSPGAHVAAHPPTNVLILSDRGSNVNKVARVIGRIDQKNDQPVEVIPLEHASARDIVRVLNEMAVGADTAFNLAVADDRTNSVLLGGEQNRRLELRALVAHLDTPSLEGGNTRVRYLNYADAASLSEKLSTQFADRAGEGERILVSADEATNALIIDAPPTTMRHIVAVVDQLDIRRAQVLVEVLIAEVSADRANQLGVNWAAYDPQRVLGSTDFPASGTSLRELVAGSLSGTDQGRAVAAEALGPGAGFAVGRVRDDGLSFAALISAVENTAGSNILGTPMVVTLDNQEATINVGQNVPFITGSYASSGINPSSADGQIRPFTTVGRNDIGLTLTITPRINQGDAVRLEIDQTLSELAPSVAGAVDLVTNTRELTTAVIVEDGGTLVLGGLIQDKIRESRQSVPVLGNLPLIGALFRASGQTREKTNLMLFIRPTILRDSAQADAATNVKYDYLRRQQLAQSFSGGSTPMPELENAFNIGDEDEDKAGTKEAESTDSD
- a CDS encoding DUF885 domain-containing protein, translating into MSRGVSAAGWVLAVLLTAGVAPAGAQPVTAEQQLDELLAEEWAARLRENPLLATSMGVSDYNDRLPGVSVDDIERRKRKSVAYADRLNRIDVDLLPVERRMDRELFEWMLRTRIESASFYPERIPFIADSGFHSGLLRATDGVSFRKLGDYDDYLQRLRAIPRYVDQNIENMRAGIADGFVAPRVVLESVLPTVTAPAGQTVAQSAFFAPLRRLPDAIADADRARLEAEAREVIGRQALPALGRLAEFLDTEYRLHVRDSIGASELPGGAEYYRQRIRAMTTLDLSPDEIHEIGLSEVARIRSEMLAIVEELQFEGGIDAFVTFLRTDPRFYAETAEQLIGHASRIAKKVDGILPGWFNLLPRTPYGIMPMPAEMAPTGTTARYWSAPRGGNRGGYYWLNTYALDQRPLYELPALTVHEAVPGHHLQIALARELEDVPEFRRTLGFTAFVEGWALYTEWLGIEMGVYTTPYEHFGRLSYEMWRACRLVIDSGIHAKGWTRDRAVAFLADNTSLSLTNVENEINRYIAWPGQALGYKLGELKIKELRRRAEDALGSEFDVRAFHDAVLANGALPLPILERQIDRFIARSLNAR